The following DNA comes from Candidatus Peregrinibacteria bacterium.
AAAATCCGTTTGAAGCCGAAAAAGGAGATGGATGCGCCGCCGTAAGAATGAAGTGTTTTTTGGGATCAATTACCCTCCCCTTTTCTTGTGCGTATCTTCCCCAAAGGAGAAAAATAATCCCCTCTTTTTGGTCAGAAAGTGCCTTTATAGCGGCATCAGTAAAAGCCTCCCACCCTTTTCCTGCGTGTGATGCCGGAGATTTCGCGCGAACGCTGAGCACCGCATTGAGCAGCAAAATCCCCTGCTGAGACCAATATTCCAAATTTCCATGAGAAGGAATGCTACACCCCATATCACTCTGCAACTCTTTATAAATATTTTGAAGTGATGGCGGAACACGAACACCGCGATTCACCGAAAAGCAGAGTCCGTGCGCTTGTCCAACGCCGTGATAGGGATCTTGCCCAAGAATAACTACCTTTGTTTTTTCAAACGGACAAGAATCGAACGCATGAAAAATAAGTTTCGGTGGCGGATATACCGTTTTTCCAGATTGAATCTCTTCTGTGAGAAACGCCTTCATTTCAAGAAACGAAGGCTCTTGAAATGCATTGGAGAGCGCATTTTTCCAACCAGTCTCTATTTTTTGGCTTGTTTCTCCTGTCATTTCTTATACATATACAGAAGGAGGATAACAAATTCAGACGCAGGAATTCCATATTTGACAATACTCTTTTTTTCCATTAAAAACCTGCTCCTTATTTATTTTTATGCGAGAACACTTTCAGGAATTTAAAAATCGTGACCAAAAATATATTCTCAGAGAAATGCTGAAATATGATAAGGAGAGAATAGAAATGGCGTATAAAACTCTTTCGGGGAACACAGAAATACGAGGCTCAAGGCTTTCTCCTGAGATACTCGAAATACTCAAAAACAGAAGAAAAGAATTGCAAAACATATGGGAAGACGATGAATTTCCAGCACGGGAACCAGTTTGTAATGATGTGGAAAAGGGAATGGAGGTTGCTCTTCAAATGGAAAAAATTGCCATTATTCTAGAACCTATTGTTTTCCTTACCGACAAAATGAATTTCAATGAAGACCGTGTGAATGCATATTGTTATAATCATAGACCACATAACACTCAGGAAGAATGGTGTAAAAACATCATCTCTCGGGCAGTGTTGGCAGATTCTGCAGTACTCAAAAATGGTTCCCCTTTTCGTGTTGGTGATACGAAAAACGGAGTTATTCTTGATTCAGATCTTCCAAAAGCGGTAGTGCGCTTTGTTGGTCTCGGCGCTGAACGTCGCAATCAAAACAAATATGCTTTTCCGTTCGTTGCGCGAAATTTTCGAAACCCCTCATTAGCTGATGAAATAAAAAAGTATATGGAAGAAAAAGGTTACCCTTTCCCTCTTTTTCCTCCGCCCTCTTTCTTCTCTTGATTCATTGACCATTTAATAATGCGTTCTTCTACTATTGCTCGTGGTCGTCCATAGCGTTGACGACATGCCTTGAGTATTTTTTGTGTTCGACCTTCTTCATGTTCAAATTCTGGAGGTGGCAACGTGCTGACGGAAAATACCGAACTTGGCATGCCATCAATCATAAGACGAAGATATGCCTCATATTTTGGAAGCGAGCCAATATCCGCAGGAGCAATAATATCCTCTCCGCCAAACTGATCGCTTAGCGTTTCCGCATCGTCAAACCCTACCTGAAAAGTAAGCATTGTTCCCACATTTCCAAAAATAGCATCCCGAACCGTTTCTTCCATTTGCGCGAGATATTGATTTGCCACTACGAGATTCAAGCGATATTTTCGTGCTTCCGAGAGAATGGTAGCAAACGAATCTGTTGCAAAATTTTGGAACTCATCAACATAGAGATAAAAATCGCGCCGATCTTTTTCTAGAGTATCCGCACGACTCATAACATCAAGCTGAAACTTGGTCACGAGAAGCGATCCAAGAAGTGCGGAATTATCTTCTCCAATTTTTCCTTTGGAGAGATTGATAATGATAATTTTCCCCTTGTCCATGGCAAATCGCAGGTCAATACTCGATTTTGTTTGTCCAAGAATATTCCGCACAAGACTTGCCGAGAGAAACTGTCCTACCTTGTTTTGAATGGGAGATGCCGCTTCGGTCACCTGTTTTGGCGACCATTTTCCAAATTCATTTTTCCAAAATCCAAGTACAAGCGGATCGTGCACTTTTGCAAGAATTTCTTCTCGATATTCTGCTTCTCCAAGCATGCGGAGTACACCAAGGAGCGTTGTTCCATCTGCTTCAATAAGGGCGAGAAGTGTGTTTCGAAGAACGTGTTCTAACCGAGGACCCCAACTTTCAGAAAACATTTTCTTGAGCACCCCAATTACTCCAGAGGCAACGAGATGACGATTATTTGGATTTGGACATTCAAGAATATTGAACGATACGGGAAACTCAGAATCGGATGGATCAAAAAGCATAACATCATTCGTACGACTTGAAGGGACAAAACCAATCACTTCTTCCGCCAAATCTCCGTGTGGATCAATAACCGCTATTCCTTTTCCTGCTTGAATATCAGAAAAGATCATATTTTCAAGGAGCGTTGATTTTCCCATTCCTGTTTTTCCCACAATGTATACATGTCGTCGTCGATCATCTGGCAAAATGCCGAAAATATGGCGATTTCCACGAAAATTAGTTTTTCCGAGCGCAGTTGCCTCCGCATGACGAGAAAATATAGGGAGATTCTTTGGTGGCTCAAACTTCCTGTGACTCACCCACAAAACATCTGGCGTTTCCACGGTTTTTGTGGGAAGATGAAAAACCGTTGCCAATTCTTCGTTATTGAGCACCATTTGCCCGCGAATAGCAGAATGTGCCAAGCGTCGTGCCAAAAGTTGTGGTTTTCGCAAAAAGGAACTTGCCTCAAAACCATTGAGTTGAGGCATATTAAACTGCCGAAATGCTCCAACAATCTCTTCTGTTTTCTGTTCGAGTAAAAAAGGATCTTCTCCAAAAGCAACAATACGAATTGAACAAAGAAACGGAAGCCGGCTCAGTTTGTCACTTGCCGCCGTTAATTCATTCTCTCGATCATGATTTCGATTCATTTCCATATCGAGACTTATACTTTTTCCAGAAGAAACCGTTCCACTTTGCCGGAGGAAAAACCACAATCGCAAAGGAAAGCGAAGAAAACGCTGAAAAGAATTTAGAATGAGAAGATTTTGAACGCATGCGCTTTCTACATCAGAATTGCTGTATGTTCCTGCACTTATAATACGAAGACATTTTGATCCAAGTTTTCGAAACCGACGAGGAGGAAGCGGCTGACACGCAATTTGAATAACAGTCGTTTCGTTTTCGAGCAATCCTGAAAGCGGATGGAGAATACCCGAGAGCGGATCTGTGATGACCTTTGCCGTTTTGTCTTCAAATTGGGAATGGCGACGAATCGGGAATATATCGGCATTCATAAGGCGAAGCTCTGTTCCAACGGCTCTTGTGGGAGCAAGTGGA
Coding sequences within:
- the ung gene encoding uracil-DNA glycosylase, with product MTGETSQKIETGWKNALSNAFQEPSFLEMKAFLTEEIQSGKTVYPPPKLIFHAFDSCPFEKTKVVILGQDPYHGVGQAHGLCFSVNRGVRVPPSLQNIYKELQSDMGCSIPSHGNLEYWSQQGILLLNAVLSVRAKSPASHAGKGWEAFTDAAIKALSDQKEGIIFLLWGRYAQEKGRVIDPKKHFILTAAHPSPFSASNGFFGCRHFSKTNEFLTLQGKIPIDWQIPSYFS
- a CDS encoding type IV secretion system DNA-binding domain-containing protein — translated: MVLNNEELATVFHLPTKTVETPDVLWVSHRKFEPPKNLPIFSRHAEATALGKTNFRGNRHIFGILPDDRRRHVYIVGKTGMGKSTLLENMIFSDIQAGKGIAVIDPHGDLAEEVIGFVPSSRTNDVMLFDPSDSEFPVSFNILECPNPNNRHLVASGVIGVLKKMFSESWGPRLEHVLRNTLLALIEADGTTLLGVLRMLGEAEYREEILAKVHDPLVLGFWKNEFGKWSPKQVTEAASPIQNKVGQFLSASLVRNILGQTKSSIDLRFAMDKGKIIIINLSKGKIGEDNSALLGSLLVTKFQLDVMSRADTLEKDRRDFYLYVDEFQNFATDSFATILSEARKYRLNLVVANQYLAQMEETVRDAIFGNVGTMLTFQVGFDDAETLSDQFGGEDIIAPADIGSLPKYEAYLRLMIDGMPSSVFSVSTLPPPEFEHEEGRTQKILKACRQRYGRPRAIVEERIIKWSMNQEKKEGGGKRGKG